Proteins encoded in a region of the Rhinoraja longicauda isolate Sanriku21f unplaced genomic scaffold, sRhiLon1.1 Scf001164, whole genome shotgun sequence genome:
- the LOC144591586 gene encoding galactoside alpha-(1,2)-fucosyltransferase 2-like: MKHRIFILILLSVTLVFITIVFQYKYKANIDYLKKSTNEKCVQSSVQNIPKGIWTINSAGRLGNQMGEFASLYALAKINGHQAYILPSMANYLSPVFKTTLPTLHESLVNKLPFQPYGLHDWMAEEYRNIPGNYRMLQGFLCSWTFFHHLREEILHEFTFHDFITEETNAYLRRIGGERKNVTFVGVHVRRGDYVGIMPLYKGVVADKGYLEKAMGYFRDKYRNVIFVVTSDGIDWCKQNINNSKRDVFFSDTSKSPGEDLSILAHCNHTIITLGTFGFWAAYLAGGDTVYLVNYTTPHSRSRKIFKYETFYLPQWIGIAADLSPVLAKIKKNNH; the protein is encoded by the coding sequence ATGAAACATCGCATCTTTATATTAATTTTACTTTCAGTAACGTTGGTTTTCATAACAATTGTATTCCAATATAAATATAAGGCTAATatagattatttaaaaaaatctacaaaTGAAAAATGTGTTCAAAGCAGCGTGCAGAATATTCCAAAGGGAATTTGGACAATAAATTCTGCTGGACGTCTTGGCAACCAGATGGGAGAATTTGCATCACTCTATGCTTTGGCAAAGATTAATGGTCACCAGGCCTACATTTTGCCCtccatggccaattatctgtCTCCTGTCTTCAAAACTACTCTTCCAACCCTCCATGAAAGTTTGGTCAATAAATTACCCTTTCAACCTTACGGACTCCACGACTGGATGGCTGAGGAGTATCGTAATATTCCAGGGAACTATCGAATGCTCCAGGGATTTCTgtgctcctggaccttcttccatCACCTGCGGGAAGAGATTCTCCACGAGTTCACCTTTCACGACTTCATCACGGAAGAGACAAACGCATATCTGAGACGCATCGGGGGAGAGCGAAAGAATGTGACTTTTGTTGGAGTCCATGTTCGAAGGGGTGATTATGTTGGCATCATGCCTCTTTACAAAGGGGTCGTGGCTGATAAGGGATATTTAGAAAAAGCGATGGGTTACTTCAGAGATAAATACAGGAATGTTATTTTTGTGGTGACAAGTGATGGAATAGATTGGTGCAAGCAGAACATCAATAATTCCAAAAGGGACGTTTTCTTTTCAGATACTTCAAAGAGTCCAGGTGAAGACCTTTCCATTCTTGCTCACTGTAATCACACTATAATAACGTTAGGGACATTTGGTTTCTGGGCAGCTTACCTGGCTGGTGGGGATACTGTTTACCTGGTTAACTACACTACGCCTCATTCACGGTCTCGAAAGATATTTAAGTACGAAACATTTTACTTACCTCAATGGATTGGAATTGCAGCCGACCTCTCACCTGTTCTGgcaaagattaaaaaaaacaatcattAA